In Spirochaetaceae bacterium, the following are encoded in one genomic region:
- a CDS encoding Gfo/Idh/MocA family oxidoreductase: MAQLHRMVLAGCGGMGRRHLRSYRVLGAAEPGRAELAAVVDPERERAEFVAAEAEQLLGRRPLAFTSLEAAAAAVPELDVVDIVAAASAHHRIARVACAAGMHLLCEKPMAPTVAACRAMQRAAEQAGRVLSVAENYRRDPISRLARALVGAGAIGQVRSLVDLSGSGGSRGSAGPWRYRRTEGGPILEAGVHNADMQQYLAGSATRVSGQVRLNEPRRIYRDTPLKVFHDHYAHSNPEVAPADAPDLLMATVEHAGGALGQWLYDDSLHGPRLRRFTLFGSEGQIDLPGVRSGRPLQVFRDDHDGALPDAAVLALVPDFALDERTARLFGGERLARYENAGGGMGGGADLKLLALEMAELLDAADGGPPVEVDAEVGLSAAALVFACHESSTAGRPVTLSEVIDGTLDTYQRPINQALGV, translated from the coding sequence ATGGCGCAACTACACCGGATGGTCCTTGCCGGCTGTGGAGGCATGGGGCGACGCCACCTGCGCAGCTACCGGGTGCTCGGCGCGGCGGAACCGGGGCGCGCCGAGCTCGCCGCGGTGGTCGACCCCGAGCGGGAGCGCGCCGAATTCGTCGCCGCCGAAGCGGAGCAGCTCCTGGGGCGGCGGCCGCTGGCGTTCACGTCCCTGGAGGCGGCTGCCGCCGCGGTGCCGGAGCTGGACGTGGTGGACATCGTCGCCGCCGCGTCGGCGCATCATCGTATTGCGCGGGTGGCCTGTGCGGCCGGCATGCACCTGCTGTGCGAGAAGCCGATGGCGCCCACCGTGGCGGCGTGCCGCGCGATGCAGCGCGCCGCGGAGCAGGCGGGCCGCGTGCTGTCGGTGGCCGAGAACTACCGCCGCGATCCGATCAGCCGGCTGGCGCGTGCCCTGGTCGGCGCCGGCGCCATCGGGCAGGTGCGCTCGCTGGTCGACCTGTCCGGCAGCGGCGGCAGCCGCGGCAGCGCCGGGCCGTGGCGCTACCGGCGCACCGAGGGAGGCCCGATCCTCGAGGCGGGCGTGCACAACGCGGACATGCAGCAATACCTGGCCGGCTCGGCCACCCGGGTGAGCGGCCAGGTGCGCCTCAACGAGCCGCGCCGGATCTACCGGGACACACCGCTGAAGGTGTTCCATGACCACTACGCCCACAGCAATCCGGAAGTGGCGCCGGCCGACGCGCCCGACCTGCTCATGGCAACGGTGGAGCATGCCGGCGGCGCCCTCGGCCAATGGCTGTACGACGACTCGTTGCACGGCCCGCGGCTGCGCCGCTTCACGCTGTTCGGCAGCGAGGGGCAGATCGACCTGCCCGGCGTGCGCAGCGGCCGCCCGCTGCAGGTGTTCCGCGACGACCACGACGGCGCGCTGCCGGACGCCGCGGTGCTGGCGCTGGTGCCGGACTTCGCGCTCGACGAGCGCACCGCGCGCCTGTTCGGCGGCGAGCGGCTGGCGCGCTACGAGAACGCCGGCGGCGGCATGGGCGGCGGCGCGGACCTGAAGCTGCTGGCGCTGGAGATGGCCGAGCTGCTGGACGCCGCCGACGGCGGCCCACCGGTGGAGGTGGACGCCGAGGTGGGCCTGTCCGCGGCGGCGCTGGTGTTCGCCTGTCACGAGTCCTCCACCGCCGGCCGCCCGGTGACGCTGAGCGAGGTGATCGACGGCACCCTGGACACCTACCAGCGCCCCATCAACCAGGCGCTGGGCGTGTAG
- a CDS encoding SRPBCC domain-containing protein → MHLQGEHTFTARQPHVWELLNDSGVLARITPGLSELEADGDDSYRARFAIKMGPINSTFSGTLRVVDRVAPERFRLLVEIAGKAGTVAAEATVAAQSTAGAGPDNTRVTFTADARLTGLLVRMGQRVLSGVGRLLTKQFFQALEQEIGQSPARESA, encoded by the coding sequence ATGCATCTGCAAGGCGAGCACACCTTCACCGCACGTCAGCCGCACGTTTGGGAGTTGTTGAACGACTCCGGCGTGTTGGCCCGCATCACGCCGGGTCTGAGCGAACTGGAGGCCGACGGCGACGACTCCTATCGCGCGCGGTTCGCCATCAAGATGGGGCCGATCAACAGTACCTTCAGCGGGACGTTGCGGGTGGTGGACCGGGTGGCGCCGGAGCGCTTCCGGTTGCTGGTGGAGATAGCCGGCAAGGCGGGCACGGTAGCCGCCGAGGCCACCGTTGCCGCGCAATCGACGGCAGGCGCCGGTCCGGACAACACCCGGGTCACCTTCACCGCGGACGCCAGGCTCACCGGGCTGCTGGTACGCATGGGCCAACGGGTCCTGAGCGGCGTCGGGCGCCTGCTCACCAAGCAGTTTTTTCAGGCATTGGAACAGGAGATCGGGCAGTCGCCCGCGCGGGAGTCTGCGTGA
- a CDS encoding (2Fe-2S)-binding protein encodes MSVTISVTVNGHSHRHEVEPRLLLVDYLRDVLGLTGTHVGCDTSGCGACTIAFNGRAVKCCTVLAVQADGAEITTIEGLATGGELHRLQQSFNEQHGLQCGFCTPGMIMAARQLLERNPDPSDAEIRHALEGNFCRCTGYENIVKSVRAAAGSAA; translated from the coding sequence ATGAGCGTAACGATCAGCGTTACTGTCAACGGCCACAGCCATCGGCATGAGGTCGAGCCGCGGCTGCTGCTGGTGGACTACCTGCGCGACGTGCTGGGACTTACCGGTACCCACGTCGGCTGCGACACCAGCGGCTGCGGGGCGTGTACGATCGCCTTCAACGGCCGCGCCGTGAAGTGCTGCACCGTTCTGGCGGTGCAGGCCGACGGTGCAGAGATCACCACCATCGAGGGGCTCGCCACCGGCGGCGAGCTGCATCGCCTGCAACAGAGCTTCAACGAGCAGCATGGTCTGCAGTGCGGGTTCTGCACGCCCGGCATGATCATGGCGGCGCGGCAGCTTCTGGAACGCAACCCCGATCCCAGCGACGCGGAGATTCGGCACGCCCTGGAGGGCAATTTCTGCCGCTGCACCGGGTATGAAAACATCGTCAAGTCGGTACGCGCGGCGGCCGGCTCGGCGGCCTAG